One genomic region from Armatimonadota bacterium encodes:
- a CDS encoding heparinase II/III family protein, whose translation MHMLLPVLLAAVIAVPGYTQDAPEPIIPASAGGVPAPPAEETARALFARFDLSAPECRDYALLLRQAKLLEALELWRDRVVQRLRVHDFGEYGWHEYARHPRSVGSIDALLGKPPRQEYLKSPMVGFVDIYGMTGLPGDTPPVNWYAHVDDVTDWGGGDCEKWDRTVKMERTDYGNFEFAKSFTARYWETGDAVYLEKALDLFSDFSRNHARGFWAIYFANQGLPDKFVWEKLHVDWRLNTNALQIGWRLKNFLKVLAGLTKCLGPDKAAEWKDVLAPTLEELPRERLALVNAAQLAEIALSCERDHISKLIWFTLYPGAVPNQRAEGLKALAFYAAIFPEFRTTPQVNEYVERGYEDFLSSNFAPDGGSLEQSFNYNSQDKEGLEEVLDFYGDNPPRFANQIRERVAARRRVDDALQTPLGGLPQVGNAHDVLGKNVWESDAAAEKYWATPLEGKSPIRPQPYTSISLPYSGFHAMRSGWQMKDLYLFFMNGRPQAGHSMRDNNAIQVTAYGRQLLVCGGDPTYGVFRTPEAKGADFYLSEASSLKNNTVIVDGRSQSKSGPHASRAYETPVLSRWHTSERCDLVDGLYDLGYGDFENNRDINVDMSVQHYRRVVFVKPAKLWLVEDRMINTGDKPHQYTQVWNFAPYCEDPEYRKVIAGFKEDQFVLDQTAKRLRTADPDGPNIELLHFGPALEYRKYHGNRDPWLGWYSAGIGDARPAVDIHVNWQSNASDRLLTLLVPTDKGQAGPVARAAELLSEASGAGLDTTLDDGTRIRYVSRGAAQSIELGPVTATAESLMVCEAPGASLWGLAFGCSDMAIGAAAQEVPTHDFEFRMDGGQFTSEPIYVPRVPVISRPKPFLKMADADPLIIEAEPGYQVRYTVDGRDPNARSALYAGPVALVEPCTVKARYFEGNRPLPLVATREFRPWPWPPREPEHATETGLVRGMRYDFFEHKGSVRIYDLMLRTPNKSGTCDGLDMSITEPARFCGVRWRGFLKVPQDGVYHFHLETPETASVLIFNPERDLALPELARCGWWGSKHTGSAALKAGLHCFEVQFMRNSKNQMRLEIEGPGIPRQELSADRLFIEP comes from the coding sequence ATGCACATGCTTCTCCCTGTGCTGCTTGCCGCGGTGATTGCCGTCCCGGGTTACACGCAAGATGCGCCCGAGCCGATCATTCCGGCATCGGCTGGGGGTGTTCCCGCGCCGCCCGCGGAAGAGACCGCCAGAGCACTCTTCGCGCGCTTTGATCTCAGTGCGCCCGAGTGCCGCGACTATGCTCTTCTCCTGCGGCAGGCCAAACTCCTGGAAGCCCTGGAATTGTGGCGCGACCGGGTGGTCCAGCGACTGCGCGTCCATGATTTCGGCGAGTATGGCTGGCATGAGTATGCACGGCACCCGCGCAGTGTGGGCAGCATTGATGCTCTCCTCGGAAAGCCTCCTCGTCAGGAGTACCTGAAGTCACCGATGGTGGGCTTCGTGGACATCTACGGCATGACCGGACTGCCCGGCGACACTCCCCCGGTGAACTGGTATGCTCATGTGGACGACGTCACGGACTGGGGCGGTGGCGACTGCGAGAAATGGGACCGCACGGTAAAGATGGAGCGCACCGATTATGGAAACTTCGAGTTCGCGAAATCCTTTACGGCTCGTTACTGGGAGACCGGAGACGCGGTCTATCTGGAAAAGGCGCTGGACCTGTTCAGCGACTTCTCCCGAAACCATGCCCGAGGCTTCTGGGCGATCTACTTTGCGAACCAGGGCCTCCCGGACAAGTTCGTCTGGGAGAAGCTGCATGTGGACTGGCGGCTGAACACAAACGCTCTGCAGATCGGGTGGCGGCTGAAGAACTTTCTGAAGGTCCTGGCAGGGCTGACCAAGTGCCTCGGCCCGGACAAGGCCGCGGAGTGGAAAGATGTGCTCGCGCCTACACTTGAGGAGCTGCCTCGGGAGCGTTTGGCGCTCGTGAACGCCGCGCAGCTTGCCGAGATCGCCCTGAGTTGCGAGCGCGACCACATCAGCAAGCTCATCTGGTTCACCCTGTACCCCGGCGCTGTGCCCAATCAGCGCGCGGAAGGCCTGAAGGCCCTGGCCTTCTACGCCGCGATCTTCCCCGAGTTTCGCACCACGCCGCAGGTGAACGAGTATGTGGAACGCGGGTACGAGGACTTCCTCAGCAGCAACTTTGCCCCGGACGGCGGCAGCCTGGAGCAGTCCTTCAACTACAACAGCCAGGACAAGGAAGGCCTGGAGGAGGTTCTCGATTTCTACGGCGACAACCCGCCGCGTTTCGCGAATCAGATCCGCGAGCGTGTCGCGGCGCGCAGGCGCGTGGATGATGCGCTGCAGACGCCCCTGGGCGGTCTTCCACAGGTGGGCAATGCCCACGATGTGCTGGGCAAGAATGTCTGGGAGAGCGACGCAGCGGCCGAGAAGTACTGGGCCACACCGCTCGAGGGCAAGAGCCCGATTCGTCCCCAGCCGTACACATCGATTTCCCTGCCCTACAGCGGCTTCCACGCCATGCGCAGCGGCTGGCAGATGAAGGACCTGTATCTGTTCTTCATGAACGGCAGGCCGCAGGCAGGGCACTCCATGCGCGACAACAACGCCATCCAGGTGACCGCCTATGGACGGCAGCTGCTTGTCTGCGGGGGTGACCCGACCTATGGCGTCTTCCGCACCCCGGAAGCGAAGGGCGCGGATTTCTACCTGAGCGAGGCTTCGAGCCTCAAGAACAACACAGTGATCGTAGATGGGCGCTCTCAGTCCAAGAGCGGCCCCCATGCATCACGCGCATACGAGACACCGGTGCTCAGTCGCTGGCATACTTCCGAACGCTGCGACCTGGTGGATGGGCTGTATGACTTGGGCTACGGGGATTTCGAGAACAACCGCGACATCAACGTGGATATGAGCGTCCAGCACTACCGCCGCGTGGTCTTCGTGAAACCCGCGAAGCTCTGGCTGGTGGAAGACCGCATGATCAACACTGGCGACAAGCCCCACCAGTATACCCAGGTCTGGAACTTCGCGCCATACTGCGAGGACCCCGAATACCGCAAAGTCATCGCCGGGTTCAAGGAAGATCAGTTCGTCCTGGACCAGACCGCCAAGCGACTGCGCACCGCGGACCCGGACGGACCGAACATCGAACTGCTCCACTTCGGCCCGGCGCTGGAATACCGCAAGTACCACGGCAACCGTGACCCGTGGCTGGGCTGGTATTCGGCGGGAATTGGCGATGCGCGGCCGGCCGTGGACATTCACGTAAACTGGCAGAGCAATGCTTCGGACCGTCTTCTGACGCTCCTCGTGCCCACCGATAAAGGGCAAGCCGGCCCGGTTGCAAGAGCCGCGGAGCTCCTATCAGAAGCGAGTGGCGCGGGCCTCGACACCACCCTCGACGACGGCACCCGCATCCGCTACGTGAGCCGTGGTGCCGCGCAGTCCATTGAGCTTGGCCCTGTGACGGCCACCGCCGAGTCGCTAATGGTGTGCGAAGCCCCCGGGGCAAGCCTCTGGGGTCTGGCTTTCGGCTGCAGTGACATGGCGATTGGTGCAGCAGCACAGGAAGTGCCCACACACGACTTCGAGTTCCGCATGGACGGCGGCCAATTTACGTCAGAACCGATCTACGTCCCGAGGGTGCCTGTGATCTCGCGCCCGAAGCCATTCCTGAAAATGGCCGACGCGGACCCGCTCATCATCGAGGCGGAGCCCGGATACCAGGTCCGGTACACTGTGGACGGCAGGGATCCCAACGCCCGGTCAGCGCTGTATGCTGGGCCCGTTGCGCTTGTCGAGCCCTGCACGGTAAAGGCGCGGTATTTCGAGGGCAATCGGCCGCTGCCGCTGGTGGCGACCCGCGAGTTCCGGCCCTGGCCGTGGCCTCCGCGTGAACCGGAGCACGCGACCGAAACGGGACTGGTGAGAGGGATGAGGTACGACTTCTTCGAGCACAAGGGCAGCGTCAGGATATACGACCTGATGCTGCGAACGCCGAACAAATCAGGGACCTGCGACGGCCTGGACATGAGCATCACCGAACCCGCGCGCTTCTGTGGTGTGCGATGGCGTGGGTTCCTCAAAGTGCCGCAGGACGGCGTCTACCACTTTCACCTGGAAACGCCGGAAACCGCCTCGGTGCTCATCTTCAACCCGGAGCGCGACTTGGCATTGCCCGAGCTCGCGCGATGCGGCTGGTGGGGAAGCAAGCATACGGGCAGCGCAGCACTGAAGGCCGGCCTGCATTGCTTCGAAGTCCAGTTCATGCGCAACTCGAAGAACCAGATGCGGCTGGAAATTGAGGGGCCGGGCATCCCGCGTCAGGAGCTGTCTGCGGACCGGCTGTTCATCGAGCCTTAG